Proteins encoded together in one Amblyraja radiata isolate CabotCenter1 chromosome 11, sAmbRad1.1.pri, whole genome shotgun sequence window:
- the LOC116978314 gene encoding heterogeneous nuclear ribonucleoprotein A1-like: MAREQLCKLFVGGLSFETVEGNLRNHFEQWGKLTDCVVVQDTITRRPRGFGFVTYSSPSEADAAMAARPHVLDGRTVDLKRAVPREDSNKPGFNMKVKKIFVGGIKENLDENDLQSYFADYGMIEKVDVICDRDTGKKRGFAFVYFDDHDSVDKAVIQKYHMINGYRCEVKKGLSKEEMQSGSRPRGRGGSFPQRNGRSDGNFGNSGGYGPQSGGGGYYNERGGRGDLYGGYGDGGYPRRDRSFSGGSYSDRIRDYGFPAYGGERGYNNDNFDDTYDNFGSYSPEPSHYGPMRGGGGMEKYSAGPYRGDYGVSSRSRTRDLGGYGF, translated from the coding sequence ATGGCGAGGGAACAGCTCTGTAAGCTATTTGTTGGCGGGCTCAGCTTCGAAACGGTGGAAGGGAACCTGCGGAACCACTTCGAGCAGTGGGGCAAGCTAACTGACTGTGTCGTAGTCCAGGACACCATCACCAGGCGCCCCCGAGGCTTCGGCTTTGTCACATATTCGTCGCCGAGCGAGGCGGATGCTGCAATGGCTGCTAGGCCTCATGTCTTAGATGGCCGCACGGTAGACCTGAAGCGAGCTGTGCCAAGAGAAGACTCGAACAAGCCTGGCTTCAACATGAAGGTAAAGAAGATCTTCGTTGGCGGCATAAAGGAAAACCTCGACGAGAACGATCTGCAGAGCTATTTCGCGGATTATGGGATGATTGAAAAAGTGGATGTGATCTGCGACCGAGACACTGGCAAGAAGAGAGGCTTTGCCTTTGTGTACTTCGATGACCACGATTCTGTTGATAAAGCTGTAATCCAGAAGTACCACATGATTAATGGCTACCGGTGCGAAGTCAAGAAGGGGTTGTCGAAGGAAGAGATGCAGAGCGGAAGTAGACCTCGCGGTCGAGGTGGCAGCTTTCCCCAAAGAAACGGTCGGAGTGATGGCAATTTTGGCAATTCTGGCGGGTACGGGCCGCAAAGCGGCGGGGGCGGCTACTACAATGAGAGAGGAGGTCGAGGAGACCTCTATGGTGGTTATGGTGATGGGGGGTATCCCCGGCGTGACCGTTCCTTTTCAGGAGGTAGTTACAGTGATCGCATTCGTGATTATGGCTTTCCGGCCTATGGTGGCGAAAGAGGTTACAATAACGATAATTTCGACGATACCTATGATAACTTTGGAAGCTACTCCCCTGAGCCGTCCCACTATGGCCCAATGAGAGGTGGGGGCGGTATGGAGAAGTATTCTGCTGGACCCTACAGGGGAGATTATGGTGTTAGTAGTAGAAGCAGAACCAGAGATTTGGGTGGATATGGCTTTTAA